GTATACCTCCAAATCACTGCACATATTTTACAGAAATATAATGATTGGAAAGATGGATTACCAGACTTAAAATGGCTCGATGATGTGCTTCCTGATAATGAGAAATGGAATAAAATGCGTGGGAACTTAATTGAATTCAAGGACAATTTAAGAAACAACATTGAAATAGATCCAAGAATTAAAGCTCTCTCTGAGgcaaaatattcacaatttaaaaattggtttgaacAAAGACTTGATGATGCTGTAGCTGCAGCTGAGAAGGTAGATCAAGCACATAAGACCAATCTTGACCAAGGTATAGGATGTTGTAGGTGATGAGAGAAAGGATATTTGAGTACATTcgaaatcttttttttaaatttactaatCCTCATTTAATTCTTTGTTTAGGTACAAGCCAAGTCCTTAGCGAAATCATTAGCCGAATGTACTCAGGTATGACTTTTTTTCAGCTCTTTTTTAGGagcattcaaatttattgtgagattttgttttagaggtaaaaaatgagtttaaaAAGAAGAATATTGCATATGCAAGACCATTTGCCAGACAGGAGAGTGAAGAAGATAGCCGAATCCGAAAAGAAGCACAACAACGATTAAATGAGATTCAAGATGAAATGATGCAGACTCAGATTAAATATCAAAGAGAATTGGAGAAACTGGAGAAGGAAAATAAAGAGTTGAGGAAACagaatttgcttttaaaacaagtaaataaaagtctattttatttaaactacaACACAAACCATAAACATTTCAGGGCCGAAAaccaaacatgaaaaaaataaaacgcagTTTGATTGACATGTACAGTGAGGTTCTTGATGAACTAGCTGACTTTGATAGTGGTTATAATACTCAAGATCAACTGCCAAGAGTGGTTGTAGTTGGTGATCAAAGCAGTGGAAAAACTTCTGTTTTAGAAATGATTGCACAGGCCAGGATTTTTCCTCGAGGAGCTGGAGAAATGATGACCAGGTATGTAATGCTTTAAGATCTTCAGAAGATATATTCAAAACTCCATTTAGAGCGCCAGTTAAAGTCACCCTCTCAGAAGGGCCTTATCATGTGGCCCAATTCCGGGATTCATCTAGAGAATTTGATTTAACCAAAGAAAGTGATTTGGCGGACCTTAGGAAGGAGGTGGAGCTGCGCATGAGAAACAGCGTTAAAGGAGGAAAAACTGTTTCTAGTGACGTAATTTCGATGACTGTTAAAGGTATTTCTATATGTTGTATGTGTATGCCTTTATAAAGTGCATCTTGCAACACTAGTGATATAAAGAAGTGTATATTTCCATGCATCTACATTTACAGTatataaaaatgatatataAATATACGAATATGTATATGCACTATGTTTGCAATGTGTTTAGGAATTTTATTCTTGaagaattattttagaaatttacacAAATCActgtatattttgtaaaaattttctcgTTAATGTTTATAAGTTTTTAACAAAAgcccaataaaataaataaccctAAAGAAGACTGAAATGTAGATTGCACAAAGTTCAAGAAGAGAAGAAAGATTTTAAGgatgcaaatttcttttgtttttaggACCAGGTTTACAGCGAATTGTTTTGGTCGATTTACCTGGGATTATATCTGTAAGTACCCAATTTAATGAAAGCCTTAAGTAATACCTTTGCATGTCTAGACCCAAACTACTGATATGGCGGCAGACACAAGAGAAAGCATAAGACAGATGACTCAAGCATACATGAACAACCCCAACGCCAttattttatgtattcaaGATGGATCTGTAGATGCCGAAAGAAGCAATGTTACAGATTTAGTGGCGAGCTGCGATCCTAGCGGCAAAAGAACCATATTCGTATTAACGAAAGTGGATATGGCTGAAGAGAACTTAGCTGACCCTTCCAGGGTAATTACATCAGCTACAacgcaaattaattaaatcaaaacacCGTTTCAGATCAGAAAAATCCTCTCAGGCAAGTTGTTCCCCATGAAAGCTTTGGGTTATTTTGCAGTAGTAACCGGCAAGGGAAGGAAAGACGATTCTATTCAAACCATCAAAGACTATGAAGAGAATTTCTTTAGAAGCTCCAAACTCTTTAAGTAAATCTCTTTAAgcgattttttgaaaagtacattttacaataataaatgctTTTACTCCAGAGATGGCCAGATTAGGTCCACACAGGTGACCACTAGAAATTTGAGTCTAGCAGTAGCTGACTGCTTctggaaaatggtaaaagaaaCAGTGGAGCAACAAGCAGATGCTTTTAAAGCTAGAAGGTTTAACCTTGAAACCGAGTGGAAAAACAACTTTCCAAGGTAAGTctcaaacttttcttttacGTGTTAAATAATATAGATTCTTACAGAATTCGAGAGCAGGACAGAGATGAACTTTTCGAAAGAGCGCGAGGAGAAATCCTCGAcgaagtaataaatttatcccAAGTCAGCCCCGGAGAATGGGAAAAGCGtttgtcacaaaatatatggGATAAAGTCTCCGGGAAtatgtttgaaaatatctatatTCCAGCAGCTCAAACCGGATCTGCGGAGACTTTCAACACTGCCGTAGACATTAAGTTGCGTCAATGGGCCGAATCCACGTTACCCTCACAATCGGTTGATTGCGGATGGGAAAGCTTGAAGGCAGAGTTCCAGAGATTCATGCAAAAAGCTTCGATCGCCCCTGATCATGATGACATTTTCGATGAATTAAAAAGAGCAGTCGTTAATGAAGCAATGAAAAGGCACAAATGGGAGGACAAGGTATTTAAACTACAAGCACATTTCCCAAATCACCCAGACAAAGCAAAACCAAAAGACACATTGAGTTGTTTATCAGTAATTAATCTGAAGCACTAAACGCTTGTATCATTTCATTCAaacgtttgttttatttcatttttaaacaattgttAGAGACTTGCATGAGATATTCATTGCAATCTCCATTTCGTCCAAAAGCTCTATGAATATGAGATACcctttaagtttttaaacttcGAACATCAAGAATTTGTCCAGACACTTATTTTCTTCCAGGCGTCAGACATGCTTAGAGTAATTCAGCTGAACGCCCTAGAGGATAGGACAATTGCGGACAAAAGAGATTGGGACCAGGCGGTAGGATTCCTAGAACTTAGGGTCaaggaaaaactgaaagaaagTGAGAGGCTATTGAAGGATTTACTGGGCCCTTCTGCTAGAGAGAGGTGGCTGTATTGGCAATATCAGAACGAACTACAAGCGAAGAGAGGCCAAGTTAAAAAGGAGCTGGATAAGGTTTTACATTCAAATGAGGTAAGGATCGTTGAAGAGAGATTGCTCTCTGTTAAATTCAAATTGGCAGAAGGCAACATTTCTACTTTAGTTAGCGCTAATCGATACcaaaaaatgattgaattGAATAAGGTTATTTACAAGTTACGATGTATCGACGTTGAACtagttttcaatttagaaacatCCTCCCATTTTATCTTACGACGAACTGACAACCATCAGAAACAACCTCCAACGTAACAATATTGACGTAGACAATGAGTTCGTCCGGGAGGTGTGGGGAGCCCTTTATAGGAAACACTTTTTAAATCAAGCTCTAGAAAGGTCAGTTCACTTAacttttaaaacgttttcattAAAGTTATAATCATTATTCAAGGGCGTATGATTGCCGGAAATCCTTCTACATGTATGCTCAGCAAATGGACGTTGATTGTGCAGATGTAGTTCTTTTCCACAGGATACAGCAAATGATGAAAGTGACGGCAAATGCCCTTAGACAACAGATTACTAACCGGGAAGGTAAATAAAACTTATACGtatttctttatttgaaaaaacttatatttgtTTCAGCTAGGAGATTAGATAAAGAAATCAAAGATGTATTAGATGATTACGGTCAAGATCAGGACAAGAAAATGCAGCTTTTAACAGGGAGAAGAGTGACTTTAGCTGAAGAATTAAGTGGGTATTTACGGCCACcaaattaagtatttatttatatgtgAATTTTCAGAACGAGTGCGGCAGATTCAAGAAAAACTTGAAGAATTTATCCAAGCCctgaataaagaaaaataagtttgtctaggccaattttaaattatgtaattcTAAGTTATTTACTTGTTaagtaaaaacattattgttattacagAATGTGAATGGCTTTTTCCACATTGTTTTGCATTGTaactatatttatattttcattacttttttttattgtaccAAACATGATTAGTTCATCAAAGggggaaaatttttattgatattactTAAAATCCCTCAATTtagaatattgtttttttttgtttgtacaTAATGTTAATAAACCGGTACTTGTTTATTTGATATGaatttgtatacagggtgttcatttCAAAGCAAACCCTCTGAAATATCTCTTGATCGagaggaaaaatttaatttagtttttcacGACATTTCGGCgaacacaaaaaacttttatttattcaaattgagCGTCGTAAAGTATACCTACTGCTCTTTTATCGTCACAAAACATAtaccaaacatttttaaagaaacatacAACCATTCAATAGTTCTTCCTAAGTTCCTACCGAAAATTTGACTTATGATACACTAATGCGTACTTACTAAATTGTAGTATACATTATAAACAGATGTAGGAGCGTTATTGGTAAAATGTTCCATTTTGGAGGAAATATCACTTCACGTTTTAACATAACACTTAACACACTAATTTGCACATAAACTCACCAGAAGATTGCCTACCTTTCACGCTTCAGTTACTCTTTTTTACCTTCAACTCTGAAAATTTCTCTCCCAACGCCTTCATTATTTCGCCGTGCTTTTTTGAAGGATCTTTATGGAGGgcgtaattttcttttacgaAAAGGGCAAATCCGGTGGCCTGTTTTTTCGGAGTGGCCGCCACGGTTTTcgtttctccatttttcatGGTTTTATTCAAGAGTACTTCAAATTTGCCGTAACAGATACCGCATCGTTTGCGTTCAAGGTCCAGGGACTTTGAATGTCgtccaaaactaaaaaattgaaaaattacaacttAACATTGtctaacagaaaaaaaaaatgaaattctacCTATAACCGCATCCCGTACATTTATAGGTATATTTAGTGCTTATTTGGAAGGAGTGGCAGCGCTTTATTGGCGGCAATTCCGGAAATACCTTCATGGCTTTAAATGCCCTAAACCATCCATTTAttagtttaaatatttgcttcaaAATCATTCCCTACCAACTCTTCCAGAACTTTCCATGTCCATCCGCTACTTGATTAACAATCCACGTGGCAGCGTGACACATTTCATGGATTAATGTGTCTCTTAATCTGCAGGGTAAATCCAAAACTTTGGTGGAGAGGGAgatttttacctaaaaaatATCCCGCCTTAGTGGATATGAATAAAAGAGGGAAAATTTCCGAACCTTCCTCTCAATTTTCCCGGTTCTACGCGTTATTTTTACGCAACTACACCGACCAGCAGTCTTTCTTAGTTTTACATTCCACTCGATTTCCGTATCTTTGGGAATGGCGTTGCCAAACACTTTCTCATTATAAAGGGTGAATAATCTCAAAGCTAAATCGTGCTTATGCTGAGCGAAATTGTTACGATAAATTCGAGCGGACATATCACATTTGTAGATTGGTATTGATGCTAAAAAAGGTCACCTAATTGATCCAAAAAAAGTGGCGTAAGATGAAGTTTAGAAAAATGGAACTAatagcaaaagaaaaaaaatcttccaaaTGTTAGGACAATATTTAAACTATGGTTACGTCGTACGCAATTCTAGCAATTTAGTCAGTTCATGTTTACATGGCATtctgaaaacaaattaacgATGCGGCGACATTGCCTTTCTTACCTGACAAAGATTCCAAAAAGCTGTAAGATTTGTTCTTTTCAGGAATAATGCTCTTTCGAGTAATCTCCAacaatttaatgttattatcaTACTCCTCGTCACTAGAAACGTCCTCACCACTACTGctttccttctcttttttaaacttttgagGATTTACAAGAACATTTCCTTTATCTCTTCTTATATTAGTGTTACTTTTCCCTATTATGGGCTCATCATCAATGAAATCTAACTTAGTTTTTACCAATTTAAttcctaaaattaaaagacATAAAGCAggtaagtaatttaaaaacaagcACACCTCTTTCTCTATTCTGATCAGAATCATCACTGTCTGTGTCAGAA
The genomic region above belongs to Euwallacea fornicatus isolate EFF26 chromosome 35, ASM4011564v1, whole genome shotgun sequence and contains:
- the Opa1 gene encoding dynamin-like GTPase OPA1, mitochondrial isoform X1; its protein translation is MEHLLKGKFGRVVISSYSSHSSKYSPQKRFQRNIASLWGGKALDRSRSVFHEHYKYQRREYGMLIVRALRGVLKIRYLLIGGAVAGGGALNKKYNDWKDGLPDLKWLDDVLPDNEKWNKMRGNLIEFKDNLRNNIEIDPRIKALSEAKYSQFKNWFEQRLDDAVAAAEKVDQAHKTNLDQGTSQVLSEIISRMYSEVKNEFKKKNIAYARPFARQESEEDSRIRKEAQQRLNEIQDEMMQTQIKYQRELEKLEKENKELRKQNLLLKQGRKPNMKKIKRSLIDMYSEVLDELADFDSGYNTQDQLPRVVVVGDQSSGKTSVLEMIAQARIFPRGAGEMMTRAPVKVTLSEGPYHVAQFRDSSREFDLTKESDLADLRKEVELRMRNSVKGGKTVSSDVISMTVKGPGLQRIVLVDLPGIISTQTTDMAADTRESIRQMTQAYMNNPNAIILCIQDGSVDAERSNVTDLVASCDPSGKRTIFVLTKVDMAEENLADPSRIRKILSGKLFPMKALGYFAVVTGKGRKDDSIQTIKDYEENFFRSSKLFKDGQIRSTQVTTRNLSLAVADCFWKMVKETVEQQADAFKARRFNLETEWKNNFPRIREQDRDELFERARGEILDEVINLSQVSPGEWEKRLSQNIWDKVSGNMFENIYIPAAQTGSAETFNTAVDIKLRQWAESTLPSQSVDCGWESLKAEFQRFMQKASIAPDHDDIFDELKRAVVNEAMKRHKWEDKASDMLRVIQLNALEDRTIADKRDWDQAVGFLELRVKEKLKESERLLKDLLGPSARERWLYWQYQNELQAKRGQVKKELDKVLHSNEKHPPILSYDELTTIRNNLQRNNIDVDNEFVREVWGALYRKHFLNQALERAYDCRKSFYMYAQQMDVDCADVVLFHRIQQMMKVTANALRQQITNREARRLDKEIKDVLDDYGQDQDKKMQLLTGRRVTLAEELKRVRQIQEKLEEFIQALNKEK
- the Opa1 gene encoding dynamin-like GTPase OPA1, mitochondrial isoform X2 yields the protein MEHLLKGKFGRVVISSYSSHSSKYSPQKRFQRNIASLWGGKALDRSRSVFHEHYKYQRREYGMLIVRALRGVLKIRYLLIGGAVAGGGALNKKYNDWKDGLPDLKWLDDVLPDNEKWNKMRGNLIEFKDNLRNNIEIDPRIKALSEAKYSQFKNWFEQRLDDAVAAAEKVDQAHKTNLDQEVKNEFKKKNIAYARPFARQESEEDSRIRKEAQQRLNEIQDEMMQTQIKYQRELEKLEKENKELRKQNLLLKQGRKPNMKKIKRSLIDMYSEVLDELADFDSGYNTQDQLPRVVVVGDQSSGKTSVLEMIAQARIFPRGAGEMMTRAPVKVTLSEGPYHVAQFRDSSREFDLTKESDLADLRKEVELRMRNSVKGGKTVSSDVISMTVKGPGLQRIVLVDLPGIISTQTTDMAADTRESIRQMTQAYMNNPNAIILCIQDGSVDAERSNVTDLVASCDPSGKRTIFVLTKVDMAEENLADPSRIRKILSGKLFPMKALGYFAVVTGKGRKDDSIQTIKDYEENFFRSSKLFKDGQIRSTQVTTRNLSLAVADCFWKMVKETVEQQADAFKARRFNLETEWKNNFPRIREQDRDELFERARGEILDEVINLSQVSPGEWEKRLSQNIWDKVSGNMFENIYIPAAQTGSAETFNTAVDIKLRQWAESTLPSQSVDCGWESLKAEFQRFMQKASIAPDHDDIFDELKRAVVNEAMKRHKWEDKASDMLRVIQLNALEDRTIADKRDWDQAVGFLELRVKEKLKESERLLKDLLGPSARERWLYWQYQNELQAKRGQVKKELDKVLHSNEKHPPILSYDELTTIRNNLQRNNIDVDNEFVREVWGALYRKHFLNQALERAYDCRKSFYMYAQQMDVDCADVVLFHRIQQMMKVTANALRQQITNREARRLDKEIKDVLDDYGQDQDKKMQLLTGRRVTLAEELKRVRQIQEKLEEFIQALNKEK